In Gordonia iterans, the following proteins share a genomic window:
- a CDS encoding GNAT family N-acetyltransferase encodes MTVRLASIDDAALLARLQVDFDTEFAEPTAELDVLTRRYGALLADQDGFAVLAGPPEAPTGFGTVTLRPTIYCDGPLAVLDELYVIPALRDHGIGTQLLTAVMDEVRRRGGGELHINVDEIDHDTRRFYERHGFVNIEPGTDYRMLLYVQEL; translated from the coding sequence ATGACCGTTCGTCTCGCCTCGATCGACGACGCCGCGCTGCTGGCGCGCCTGCAAGTCGATTTCGACACCGAGTTCGCCGAACCGACCGCGGAGCTCGACGTGCTGACCCGCCGCTACGGGGCGTTGCTCGCCGACCAGGACGGGTTCGCGGTTCTCGCCGGACCGCCGGAGGCGCCGACCGGCTTCGGCACGGTCACCCTTCGCCCGACCATCTACTGCGACGGCCCGCTCGCGGTGCTCGACGAGCTCTACGTGATCCCCGCCCTCCGCGACCACGGGATAGGGACACAACTGCTCACCGCGGTGATGGACGAGGTACGACGACGCGGCGGCGGCGAACTGCACATCAACGTCGACGAGATCGACCACGACACCCGCCGCTTCTACGAGCGCCACGGCTTCGTGAACATCGAGCCCGGCACCGACTACCGGATGCTGCTGTACGTGCAGGAACTGTAG
- a CDS encoding polyribonucleotide nucleotidyltransferase, translating to MTDVIEEFDETITEVSCVIDNGAFGKRTIRFETGRLALQAAGAVVAYLDEETMILSTTTASKNPKEHFDFFPLTVDVEERMYAAGRIPGSFFRREGRPSTDAILTCRLIDRPLRPSFVEGLRNEIQVVETILSLDPNDLYDVVAINAASASTQIAGLPFSGPVGGVRVALIPTDENKAGQWVAFPTVEQLEGAVFDMVVAGRIVSGEGTDADVAIMMVEAEATENVLDLIAGGATAPSETIVAEGLEAAKPFIAQLCEAQKQLAAASAKETREFPLFPAYQSDVFDAVSDFAAERLNTVLAIAGKQEREEATDALKADVLAELGPKFEGREGEIGAAFRSLTKKLVRQRILTDHFRIDGRGITDIRELSAEVGVIPRAHGSALFERGETQIMGVTTLDMVKMAQQIDSLGPETSKRYMHHYNFPPYSTGETGRVGSPKRREIGHGALAERALVPVLPSVEEFPYAIRQVSEALGSNGSTSMGSVCASTLSMLNAGVPLKAPVAGIAMGLVSDEVTIDGKTETRYVALTDILGAEDAFGDMDFKVAGTKDFVTALQLDTKLDGIPSQVLAGALSQAKQARHTILEVIAEAIDEPDEMSPFAPRITTIKIPMDKIGELIGPKGKTINGITEETGANISIEDDGTVFIGASNGEAAQAAIDKVNAIANPQLPKVGERFLGTVVKTAPFGAFVSLLPGRDGLVHISKLGNGKRIGKVEDVVNVGDKLQVEIADIDERGKISLVPVQADAPADA from the coding sequence ATGACTGATGTCATCGAAGAATTCGACGAGACCATCACCGAGGTCTCCTGTGTGATCGACAACGGCGCGTTCGGCAAGCGGACCATCCGCTTCGAGACCGGCCGCCTGGCTCTGCAGGCCGCGGGCGCCGTCGTCGCGTACCTGGACGAGGAGACCATGATCCTCTCCACCACCACGGCCTCGAAGAACCCGAAGGAGCACTTCGACTTCTTCCCGCTCACCGTCGACGTCGAAGAGCGCATGTACGCCGCGGGCCGCATCCCCGGCTCGTTCTTCCGCCGCGAGGGCCGCCCGTCGACTGACGCGATCCTCACCTGCCGCCTGATCGATCGCCCGCTGCGCCCGTCGTTCGTCGAGGGTCTGCGCAACGAGATTCAGGTGGTCGAGACCATCCTCTCGCTCGACCCGAACGACCTGTACGACGTCGTCGCGATCAACGCGGCCTCGGCGTCGACCCAGATCGCCGGCCTGCCGTTCTCCGGTCCGGTCGGCGGCGTGCGCGTCGCGCTGATCCCGACGGACGAGAACAAGGCCGGCCAGTGGGTCGCCTTCCCGACCGTCGAGCAGCTCGAGGGCGCCGTCTTCGACATGGTCGTGGCCGGTCGTATCGTGTCCGGGGAAGGCACCGACGCGGACGTCGCCATCATGATGGTCGAGGCCGAGGCCACCGAGAACGTGCTCGACCTGATCGCCGGCGGCGCGACCGCGCCCAGCGAGACCATCGTGGCCGAGGGCCTGGAGGCCGCCAAGCCGTTCATCGCGCAGCTGTGCGAGGCGCAGAAGCAGCTCGCCGCGGCCTCGGCCAAGGAGACCCGGGAGTTCCCGCTGTTCCCGGCCTATCAGAGCGACGTCTTCGACGCCGTCTCCGACTTCGCCGCCGAGCGCCTGAACACCGTGCTGGCGATCGCCGGCAAGCAGGAGCGGGAGGAGGCCACTGACGCGCTGAAGGCCGACGTGCTGGCCGAGCTGGGTCCGAAGTTCGAGGGCCGCGAGGGTGAGATCGGTGCGGCGTTCCGCTCGCTCACCAAGAAGCTGGTCCGCCAGCGCATCCTGACCGACCACTTCCGTATCGACGGCCGCGGCATCACCGACATTCGCGAGCTCTCGGCCGAGGTCGGGGTCATTCCGCGGGCGCACGGCAGTGCACTCTTCGAGCGCGGCGAGACCCAGATCATGGGCGTCACCACGCTCGACATGGTCAAGATGGCGCAGCAGATCGACTCGCTCGGTCCGGAGACCTCCAAGCGCTACATGCACCACTACAACTTCCCGCCGTACTCGACCGGTGAGACCGGCCGCGTCGGCTCGCCCAAGCGTCGCGAGATCGGCCACGGCGCACTCGCCGAGCGGGCCCTGGTGCCGGTGCTGCCGAGCGTCGAGGAGTTCCCGTACGCCATCCGCCAGGTGTCGGAAGCACTGGGCTCCAACGGCTCCACCTCGATGGGCTCGGTGTGCGCATCGACCCTGTCGATGCTCAACGCCGGTGTTCCGCTGAAGGCTCCGGTCGCCGGCATCGCGATGGGCCTGGTGTCCGACGAGGTGACCATCGACGGCAAGACCGAGACGCGCTACGTCGCGCTGACCGACATCCTCGGTGCCGAGGACGCCTTCGGCGACATGGACTTCAAGGTCGCCGGCACCAAGGACTTCGTGACGGCCCTGCAGCTGGACACCAAGCTCGACGGCATCCCTTCGCAGGTGCTCGCCGGCGCGCTGAGTCAGGCCAAGCAGGCCCGTCACACCATCCTCGAGGTGATCGCCGAGGCGATCGACGAGCCCGACGAGATGAGCCCGTTCGCGCCGCGGATCACCACCATCAAGATCCCGATGGACAAGATCGGCGAGCTGATCGGCCCCAAGGGGAAGACGATCAACGGCATCACCGAGGAGACCGGCGCCAACATCTCGATCGAGGACGACGGCACCGTGTTCATCGGCGCCTCGAACGGCGAGGCCGCGCAGGCGGCCATCGACAAGGTCAACGCCATCGCCAACCCGCAGCTGCCGAAGGTGGGCGAGCGCTTCCTGGGCACCGTCGTCAAGACCGCGCCGTTCGGCGCGTTCGTGTCGCTGCTGCCGGGCCGCGACGGTCTGGTCCACATCAGCAAGCTGGGCAACGGTAAGCGCATCGGCAAGGTCGAGGACGTGGTGAACGTCGGCGACAAGCTGCAGGTGGAGATCGCCGACATCGACGAGCGCGGCAAGATCAGCCTCGTTCCGGTGCAGGCGGACGCTCCGGCCGACGCCTGA